CGATGCTATTTCGAAGCGGATTGTTGAAAATGTATTGATACCTCATTTTCAGAAGAACGATTATTACGGAGGGATAGACGAGGCATCAAATATATTAATGGGACTGGCCTCGGGAGAGTTTTCATTTGATGATCAGACAAACTACGGGGAAGATGATTTTTCCGGATTATTTATTTTCGGATTTATTTTACTGATAATATTCTTCTTTATTTTCACGAAAGTTAACAGGACCAGATCGTACTCGCATAAACACAACATAGGTTTTTGGGCGGCATGGTCGATACTTTCGGCTCTGGAACGCAGAAGGAGTTCAACCTATACACATAGCGGATTTTCGAGAGGCTTTGGCGGCGGATTTGGAAGTGGCGGAGGCGGCTTCGGTGGTTTTGGCGGCTTTGGCGGTGGTTCCTTTGGGGGCGGCGGTGCCGGTGGGAGCTGGTAATACCAAATGAATTTCAGAATGCTCTGTTAGATTTATTCAAGTGTATTTATTTTTTTAAGATTTCATGATTGCTATCGCAATTGAAATATAATTCTTTTTCACAAATTTAAAATTTCTTGCATAGCAGGTCTTCGTGATTCGCTTCGTTT
The sequence above is a segment of the Bacteroidota bacterium genome. Coding sequences within it:
- a CDS encoding TPM domain-containing protein, which produces MNLSVKKIFSLIVLLGMFLSLSAQEDNCFPKRPVPPKLVNDFSDIIGEQQELELEKKLVAFNDSTSNQIVVITVSDLCGMDPATFSFDIGEKWGVGQEKFDNGIVLLVKATGEGRRHTFIAVGYGLEGAIPDAISKRIVENVLIPHFQKNDYYGGIDEASNILMGLASGEFSFDDQTNYGEDDFSGLFIFGFILLIIFFFIFTKVNRTRSYSHKHNIGFWAAWSILSALERRRSSTYTHSGFSRGFGGGFGSGGGGFGGFGGFGGGSFGGGGAGGSW